In one Bactrocera tryoni isolate S06 chromosome 5, CSIRO_BtryS06_freeze2, whole genome shotgun sequence genomic region, the following are encoded:
- the LOC120778815 gene encoding dopamine N-acetyltransferase-like: MTEITANQADNIKIRVIKLSERDEVVDFLRTHFYPDEPLNIAKDEDPLVAEYGIAEIAHGTSLIAVQQQTVTGISSELIVGVLLSAPKYSNEAEHLFKEADRHSSDNWGRLFRIFAQAERDANVFERYSVDKALHVNASGVHRSFRGRGIGRKLKEKLADLGRELNYPLMTTDCASFYSAQLSERMGMECVNVIKYTDYLDEEGNVVFKPPPPHEYLKTYAMRL, encoded by the coding sequence ATGACTGAAATTACAGCGAACCAGGCCGACAACATAAAAATTCGCGTAATAAAATTGAGTGAACGCGATGAAGTGGTTGATTTCCTACGAACACATTTCTATCCAGATGAACCGTTGAACATTGCCAAAGATGAAGATCCCCTAGTTGCGGAATACGGTATTGCAGAAATAGCGCATGGAACCAGCCTTATAGcagtgcaacaacaaacagttaCCGGTATCTCAAGCGAACTCATAGTTGGCGTACTGTTGTCTGCTCCGAAGTATAGTAATGAAGCTGAGCATTTATTTAAGGAGGCCGACCGTCACAGTTCGGATAATTGGGGTAGGTTGTTTCGGATTTTTGCTCAAGCCGAGCGCGACGCTAATGTGTTCGAGCGTTATAGTGTTGACAAAGCGTTGCATGTAAATGCGTCAGGGGTCCATAGGAGTTTTCGTGGACGTGGAATTGGAAGGAAACTCAAAGAGAAGTTGGCAGACTTGGGTCGTGAGCTCAACTATCCACTGATGACTACGGACTGCGCCAGCTTTTATTCGGCACAATTATCTGAACGTATGGGTATGGAGTGTGTAAATGTCATTAAGTATACTGATTATTTGGATGAGGAGGGTAATGTGGTGTTTAAGCCCCCACCGCCACATGAATATCTGAAAACGTATGCCATGAGGCTGTAA
- the LOC120778110 gene encoding dopamine N-acetyltransferase-like — protein MTGSETKPSQADNIHIRAIKLSESDDVLKFIQIHFYPDEPMNIGSAQGHPDLEDEQFNISLIAHGTSLMAVQQETADGFQSERIVGILLSGPKHSNEAEHLFKEAARYGSSNWGTQVGILAQAERDSNVYERYNVERALHIYALAVDKSLRGRAIGMRLIKKFKGLGRELKYPLMTLDCTSFYSAKLAERLGMDCVNVIKYADYLDKEGKVVYKPPPPHEYLKTYAMRL, from the coding sequence ATGACTGGTAGCGAGACTAAACCGAGCCAAGCGGACAATATACATATTCGCGCAATAAAATTGAGTGAAAGCGATGACGTGCTTAAATTCATACAAATACATTTCTATCCAGACGAACCGATGAACATTGGCAGCGCCCAGGGACATCCGGACCTGGAGGATGAGCAGTTCAATATTTCACTAATAGCGCATGGAACCAGCTTAATGGCGGTGCAACAAGAAACTGCTGACGGCTTTCAAAGTGAACGCATAGTTGGCATTTTGTTGTCTGGTCCGAAGCATAGTAATGAAGCTGAACATTTATTTAAGGAGGCTGCGCGTTATGGGTCCTCCAATTGGGGTACGCAGGTGGGTATATTGGCTCAAGCCGAGCGCGACTCTAATGTCTACGAGCGTTATAATGTTGAGAGAGCGTTGCATATATATGCGCTGGCGGTTGATAAGAGTTTACGTGGACGTGCAATTGGTATGAGACTTATAAAGAAGTTCAAAGGATTGGGGCGTGAGCTCAAGTATCCACTTATGACTTTGGACTGCACCAGCTTCTATTCGGCGAAATTAGCGGAACGTTTGGGTATGGACTGTGTGAATGTTATTAAGTATGCTGATTATCTGGATAAGGAGGGTAAGGTGGTTTACAAGCCGCCACCGCCACATGAATATCTGAAAACGTATGCCATGAGGTTGTAA
- the LOC120778478 gene encoding uncharacterized protein LOC120778478: protein MSRRSKKCCWDANDWLPAEVIYWLNVPSFPPVWSRLSKKNSANVPRCIAASKCGVYDIEIPNELWSLWGYLHPCNQVFNPKPCGKQSWACNIAACCAAKLYPLAQWKPHLLDSIVINGDRYYYNSLRKFRGETYQFTLNDLCDTCCLDNFRFKVHIEMVSYGALYEQDNSPIKNLAKSLINFFSQHKVGLLHCRHLRALVIGRDNCNGCVGGDYFMFDCQSKDYPLFGKGDCRPYLLRCKTLQMLLYCIVMALEVRCKRVQFTLHKVGIRYEGPILEDQDEDELKKLQRIIARRKEKPVKAGIAKIRNICRSIQCPKR from the coding sequence ATGTCTCGCCGTAGTAAGAAGTGCTGCTGGGATGCCAACGATTGGCTACCGGCCGAAGTCATATACTGGCTGAATGTGCCCAGTTTTCCGCCGGTCTGGAGTCGTTTAAGCAAAAAGAACTCGGCCAATGTGCCGCGTTGCATAGCGGCAAGCAAGTGCGGGGTCTACGACATCGAAATCCCGAATGAGCTTTGGTCGCTATGGGGCTATCTGCATCCGTGCAACCAAGTCTTCAATCCTAAACCGTGCGGCAAGCAAAGTTGGGCCTGCAATATAGCGGCTTGCTGTGCGGCAAAACTCTATCCGCTGGCGCAATGGAAGCCACACCTCTTGGACAGCATTGTGatcaatggcgatcgttattATTACAATAGTTTGCGTAAATTCCGCGGTGAAACCTATCAATTCACGCTAAATGACCTGTGTGATACTTGCTGTTTGGACAACTTCCGCTTTAAAGTGCACATTGAGATGGTTTCATATGGCGCACTCTACGAGCAAGACAACTCGCCTATAAAGAATTTAGCCAAGAGCCTGATCAACTTCTTCAGTCAACATAAGGTGGGTCTCCTGCATTGTCGGCACCTGCGTGCTCTGGTCATTGGACGTGATAATTGCAACGGTTGCGTTGGTGGCGATTACTTCATGTTCGACTGCCAGAGCAAGGATTATCCACTCTTCGGCAAGGGTGACTGTAGGCCCTACTTGCTGCGCTGTAAGACGCTGCAAATGCTGCTATACTGCATTGTGATGGCGCTTGAGGTGCGCTGCAAGAGAGTACAGTTTACATTGCATAAAGTTGGCATCCGTTATGAAGGTCCAATACTCGAAGATCAGGATGAGGATGAATTAAAGAAGTTGCAGCGAATCATTGCAAGAAGAAAGGAGAAACCCGTTAAAGCGGGAATTgcgaaaattcgaaatatttgtaGAAGCATTCAGTGTCCGAAGAGATGA